A single region of the Brachypodium distachyon strain Bd21 chromosome 3, Brachypodium_distachyon_v3.0, whole genome shotgun sequence genome encodes:
- the LOC100841237 gene encoding disease resistance protein RGA2 gives MEPAISAVTGELVSRFVSFLTNKYHSSRAYSEEKQFEKLHQLLLRVRTVVEEADGRYITNSGMLAQLKMLADAMYQGYWTRDAFKYRSLEETPMEAEVSSSARLKRSRSVHEGSPRQSKARYLLELQGALERLENVVAHMTEFVVILGGCDRMMRRPYDAYLYIENLMFGRHTEKQELSNFLLQHNHLATAPAVLPIIGAFGVGKKTLVAHVCNDERVRSRFSVILYLGEADFLRIAEDASPVSENTLVVVDFVSDVDEKDWTKFYSAVARMDRGNKVVILSRHKKSERFGTVKPLFLNVLSYEEFSYLFKTLAFGSANQLEYPRLVRIADEFARELQSEEWSLVTANLLADVIRRDLDDYFWLCILSRLRRVVERNFSMYGEHPKLLLERGHDIAVMDFVLHPVRPLPVICSSKNDAPMKKELSKVTFKELLVDSGVRPKVEFGQLTWESRLPPYTSFDHIVSSCVQDMTGYAPLSRRKRGEVPL, from the coding sequence ATGGAGCCTGCCATATCTGCCGTAACAGGTGAGCTTGTGAGCAGATTCGTCTCCTTCCTCACCAACAAGTACCACTCAAGCCGTGCATACTCGGAAGAGAAGCAGTTTGAGAAGCTCCACCAACTGCTCCTGAGAGTTCGAACGGTCGTCGAGGAGGCAGACGGGCGATACATCACCAACTCCGGGATGCTGGCACAGCTCAAAATGCTTGCAGACGCCATGTACCAAGGCTACTGGACACGGGACGCGTTCAAGTATAGGTCCCTCGAGGAGACTCCCATGGAGGCTGAGGTTAGCAGCTCGGCTCGTTTGAAACGTTCTCGCTCAGTTCATGAGGGCAGTCCTAGACAGAGCAAAGCCAGGTATCTTCTCGAGCTGCAAGGTGCATTGGAAAGGTTAGAAAATGTTGTTGCTCATATGACGGAATTTGTTGTCATTTTGGGTGGGTGCGATCGTATGATGCGGAGACCATACGATGCCTATCTTTACATTGAGAATCTCATGTTTGGTCGCCATACCGAGAAGCAAGAGCTCTCAAACTTTCTGTTGCAACACAACCATCTTGCTACTGCACCGGCTGTTCTTCCAATCATTGGTGCGTTTGGAGTCGGGAAGAAAACTCTGGTCGCACATGTATGCAACGATGAGAGGGTTAGATCTCGTTTCTCTGTGATTTTGTATCTGGGTGAAGCTGATTTTCTAAGAATAGCAGAGGACGCAAGCCCTGTGTCAGAAAATACGTTGGTCGttgttgattttgtttcaGATGTGGATGAGAAGGATTGGACAAAGTTTTATTCAGCTGTGGCAAGAATGGATAGAGGAAACAAGGTGGTAATCTTAAGCCGGCATAAGAAATCAGAGAGATTTGGAACTGTGAAGCCCCTTTTTCTCAATGTCCTTTCATATGAGGAGTTCAGCTACCTCTTCAAGACACTCGCATTTGGAAGTGCGAACCAGCTGGAATATCCACGGTTAGTAAGAATAGCAGATGAATTTGCCAGGGAGTTGCAATCGGAGGAGTGGTCACTGGTTACCGCCAATTTACTTGCAGATGTAATAAGAAGAGACCTTGATGATTATTTCTGGCTTTGCATACTGAGCAGGCTTAGAAGAGTAGTTGAGAGAAACTTCTCCATGTACGGCGAGCACCCAAAATTACTTCTGGAAAGAGGTCATGATATAGCCGTGATGGACTTCGTTTTGCATCCTGTTCGTCCACTTCCCGTCATTTGCAGCAGCAAAAACGATGCTCCCATGAAGAAAGAACTATCAAAGGTTACATTCAAAGAACTATTAGTAGATTCTGGTGTGAGGCCAAAAGTAGAGTTTGGTCAATTGACATGGGAATCAAGGCTGCCACCTTATACTTCATTTGATCACATTGTTTCAAGTTGTGTTCAAGATATGACTGGATATGCTCCTTTGTCACGGAGGAAGCGTGGAGAGGTGCCTCTCTGA
- the LOC100843787 gene encoding uncharacterized protein LOC100843787 isoform X2 — translation MQKTEKKERKEEKRRQKKAAKLGEKYEISDHHHHHHHSKHGRKKRKHEGQIIAAAETRKDSKDTVEHLEKSGLSEEHDAPSCSQAWHDSPESSLDSNKRPRVTVSPSPSQTRNAVFRVKLASANQIRGPESTAVSSGKPISLEQQSVKQMCLDLSMAKGQSKFQPHINEVVAPRHLTASDQKIGLKNCSQPSEFRQVNQQRVNMVPRASPQPTPKANQRVGPQPAKVLRRAEPTPVKVMQRAGQLMPSRLFQKDIPQIPANKSMKAAAVADPPGNVELPAVLQKPKTIVELPVGKQQPQADALPKEDLRSVRTKQKMALRDVNQLGESTQINHQQQAMAMQRINMVPRVSPQPTPKVSQRVDPPVRNVQQRVNVERDTPQVPVNLLKKETTAAPLGQSGVEQPALLHKAMVPLEPPVVNQQQQIAPLPEDHLCSIRMTLLPASAKQVQRPSSDRKSRKAERKEREFADLFVTWKPSPIQMEDDMDVGDQDWLFSRGATPGSNCAPFDGSVRCQTAEQLFSMQPRAVHLPDLHMYQLPYVVPF, via the exons ATGCAGAAAacggaaaaaaaggaaagaaaggagGAGAAAAGGAGACAAAAGAAAGCTGCCAAGCTGGGTGAGAAGTATGAGATAtctgatcatcatcatcatcatcatcattctAAGCATGGCCGTAAGAAGAGAAAGCATGAGGGCCAAATTATTGCTGCGGCAGAGACAAGAAAAGATTCGAAGGATACCGTGGAGCACTTGGAGAAGAGTGGTCTTTCTGAAGAGCACGATGCCCCTTCCTGCAGTCAGGCTTGGCATGATAGCCCAGAGAGCTCACTGGACAGCAATAAGAGACCAAGGGTTACTGTGTCACCTAGCCCCAGCCAAACACGAAATG CTGTTTTTCGTGTAAAGCTAGCATCTGCAAATCAAATAAGAGGTCCCGAATCAACAGCAGTTTCGTCAGGGAAACCTATATCCCTTGAGCAACAGTCAGTCAAGCAAATGTGTTTGGACCTGTCCATGGCCAAGGGGCAGAGTAAGTTTCAACCCCACATCAACGAAGTGGTGGCGCCGAGACATTTAACTGCATCGGACCAGAAGATAGGTTTAAAGAATTGCAGTCAGCCATCTGAATTCAGACAGGTTAACCAGCAAAGAGTCAATATGGTGCCAAGAGCTAGCCCTCAGCCAACACCAAAGGCGAATCAAAGAGTTGGCCCTCAACCTGCAAAGGTTCTGCGACGTGCTGAACCCACACCTGTAAAGGTGATGCAAAGAGCTGGTCAACTGATGCCATCAAGGTTGTTCCAAAAAGATATTCCTCAGATCCCTGCAAATAAGTCGATGAAAGCAGCAGCTGTTGCTGATCCACCTGGCAATGTGGAGCTACCTGCTGTGCTACAGAAACCAAAGACTATTGTGGAGCTACCTGTTGGCAAGCAGCAGCCACAAGCGGATGCCCTTCCTAAAGAAGATCTTCGCTCTGTCCGAACGAAGCAGAAGATGGCTCTAAGGGATGTCAATCAGTTGGGTGAATCAACGCAGATTAATCATCAACAGCAAGCAATGGCCATGCAAAGAATCAATATGGTGCCAAGAGTTAGCCCTCAACCAACACCTAAGGTGTCGCAAAGAGTTGACCCTCCAGTCAGAAATGTGCAGCAAAGGGTTAACGTTGAAAGAGACACTCCTCAGGTTCCTGTAAACCTGTTGAAAAAGGAGACAACTGCCGCCCCACTTGGCCAGTCTGGTGTGGAGCAACCTGCCCTGCTACACAAGGCAATGGTTCCTTTGGAGCCACCCGTTGTCAACCAGCAGCAACAGATTGCCCCCCTTCCTGAAGACCATCTTTGCTCCATCAGAATGACCTTATTACCAGCCTCAGCGAAACAGGTGCAGAGGCCCAGCTCTGACAGGAAGAGCCGCAAGGCCGAGAGGAAAGAGAGGGAGTTTGCAGATCTCTTTGTCACCTGGAAACCTTCGCCTATACAGatggaggatgatatggacgtTGGTGACCAGGACTGGCTATTCAGTCGTGGCGCGACGCCCGGAAGCAACTGTGCTCCCTTCGATGGATCAGTCCGGTGCCAAACGGCTGAGCAGCTGTTCTCGATGCAACCCAGAGCAGTTCATCTCCCGGATCTTCACATGTACCAGCTGCCGTATGTCGTGCCATTTTAG
- the LOC100841543 gene encoding mitogen-activated protein kinase kinase kinase 18, with the protein MNNNRTQATGGVPEKTKQEAMASPDASMSSGGGSWNKWNVRRALGQGASGAAVSLAADDASGELFVVKSATPGSGQLRREWALMSGLSSPHVVRCLGFRASGSRDHLLLEYAPGGSLADAARRRGMDEAEVRGYAADVLRALDYLHGSARVVHGDVKGGNVLVGADGRARLADFGCAHSITGRTTTMPLGGTPAFMAPEVARGEGQGPAADVWALGCTVVEMAAGGVLRAHQDDNVLAAVRRIGFTDDAAPEVTRWLSPAAKDFLGLCFRRRADERPTAAQLLEHPFVAMASCGLLLKKEELPVKSKPTWVSPTSALDAALWESDSEADDDDDDVSSSSPVDRIREMALSSSGSLLPLPDWISSDDGWIQVCSSRN; encoded by the coding sequence atgaacaacaacagGACACAAGCCACCGGCGGCGTCCCCGAGAAGACGAAGCAAGAAGCAATGGCTTCTCCGGATGCGAGCatgagcagcggcggcggatcaTGGAATAAATGGAATGTCCGCCGCGCGCTGGGGCAAGGCGCGTCGGGCGCCGCCGTGTCCCTCGCGGCCGACGATGCCTCGGGGGAGCTCTTCGTGGTGAAGTCGGCCACGCCGGGGTCGGGGCAGCTCCGGCGCGAGTGGGCCCTCATGTCAGGGCTCTCCTCGCCGCACGTCGTCCGGTGCCTAGGGTTCCGCGCGTCCGGCTCCCGGGATCACCTGCTCCTCGAGTACGCGCCGGGCGGCTCGCTCGCGGACGCGGCCCGCCGGCGCGGCATGGACGAAGCAGAGGTCCGCGGATACGCGGCGGACGTCCTCCGGGCGCTGGACTACCTCCACGGGAGCGCCCGCGTGGTGCACGGGGACGTCAAGGGCGGCAACGTCCtggtcggcgccgacggccgCGCCAGGCTCGCGGACTTCGGCTGCGCGCACAGCATTACTGGAAGAACGACGACGATGCCGTTGGGCGGCACGCCGGCGTTCATGGCGCCCGAGGTGGCGCGAGGGGAGGGGCAGGGCCCGGCGGCGGACGTGTGGGCGCTCGGGTGCACCGTGGTCGAGATGGCCGCGGGCGGCGTCCTTCGTGCCCACCAGGATGACAACGTGCTCGCCGCGGTGCGCAGGATCGGGTTCACGGACGACGCCGCTCCCGAGGTGACCCGGTGGCTGTCCCCCGCCGCCAAGGACTTCTTGGGCCTGTGCTTCCGGAGACGCGCTGATGAGCGGCCCACGGCGGCCCAGCTCTTGGAGCACCCGTTCGTGGCAATGGCGTCATGCGGGTTGTTGTTGAAGAAAGAGGAGTTGCCTGTGAAGAGCAAGCCTACATGGGTGTCCCCAACCAGCGCGCTCGACGCGGCGTTGTGGGAGTCGGATTCTGaagccgacgacgacgacgatgacgtgTCATCCAGCAGCCCGGTGGACAGGATCAGGGAAATGGCATTGAGCAGCTCCGGTAGCCTGCTGCCGTTGCCGGACTGGATCAGCTCCGACGATGGCTGGATTCAAGTATGCAGCAGTAGGAACTAA
- the LOC100843787 gene encoding uncharacterized protein LOC100843787 isoform X1, with amino-acid sequence MARCIPYVPRRVRDPVAVAMALAAPEPAAAADKLQKEREIMQKTEKKERKEEKRRQKKAAKLGEKYEISDHHHHHHHSKHGRKKRKHEGQIIAAAETRKDSKDTVEHLEKSGLSEEHDAPSCSQAWHDSPESSLDSNKRPRVTVSPSPSQTRNAVFRVKLASANQIRGPESTAVSSGKPISLEQQSVKQMCLDLSMAKGQSKFQPHINEVVAPRHLTASDQKIGLKNCSQPSEFRQVNQQRVNMVPRASPQPTPKANQRVGPQPAKVLRRAEPTPVKVMQRAGQLMPSRLFQKDIPQIPANKSMKAAAVADPPGNVELPAVLQKPKTIVELPVGKQQPQADALPKEDLRSVRTKQKMALRDVNQLGESTQINHQQQAMAMQRINMVPRVSPQPTPKVSQRVDPPVRNVQQRVNVERDTPQVPVNLLKKETTAAPLGQSGVEQPALLHKAMVPLEPPVVNQQQQIAPLPEDHLCSIRMTLLPASAKQVQRPSSDRKSRKAERKEREFADLFVTWKPSPIQMEDDMDVGDQDWLFSRGATPGSNCAPFDGSVRCQTAEQLFSMQPRAVHLPDLHMYQLPYVVPF; translated from the exons ATGGCTAGGTGCATACCGTACGTCCCGCGCAGGGTGCGAGACCCGGTCGCGGTGGCGATGGCGCttgcggcgccggagccggcggcggcggcagataAG CTCCAGAAAGAAAGGGAAATAATGCAGAAAacggaaaaaaaggaaagaaaggagGAGAAAAGGAGACAAAAGAAAGCTGCCAAGCTGGGTGAGAAGTATGAGATAtctgatcatcatcatcatcatcatcattctAAGCATGGCCGTAAGAAGAGAAAGCATGAGGGCCAAATTATTGCTGCGGCAGAGACAAGAAAAGATTCGAAGGATACCGTGGAGCACTTGGAGAAGAGTGGTCTTTCTGAAGAGCACGATGCCCCTTCCTGCAGTCAGGCTTGGCATGATAGCCCAGAGAGCTCACTGGACAGCAATAAGAGACCAAGGGTTACTGTGTCACCTAGCCCCAGCCAAACACGAAATG CTGTTTTTCGTGTAAAGCTAGCATCTGCAAATCAAATAAGAGGTCCCGAATCAACAGCAGTTTCGTCAGGGAAACCTATATCCCTTGAGCAACAGTCAGTCAAGCAAATGTGTTTGGACCTGTCCATGGCCAAGGGGCAGAGTAAGTTTCAACCCCACATCAACGAAGTGGTGGCGCCGAGACATTTAACTGCATCGGACCAGAAGATAGGTTTAAAGAATTGCAGTCAGCCATCTGAATTCAGACAGGTTAACCAGCAAAGAGTCAATATGGTGCCAAGAGCTAGCCCTCAGCCAACACCAAAGGCGAATCAAAGAGTTGGCCCTCAACCTGCAAAGGTTCTGCGACGTGCTGAACCCACACCTGTAAAGGTGATGCAAAGAGCTGGTCAACTGATGCCATCAAGGTTGTTCCAAAAAGATATTCCTCAGATCCCTGCAAATAAGTCGATGAAAGCAGCAGCTGTTGCTGATCCACCTGGCAATGTGGAGCTACCTGCTGTGCTACAGAAACCAAAGACTATTGTGGAGCTACCTGTTGGCAAGCAGCAGCCACAAGCGGATGCCCTTCCTAAAGAAGATCTTCGCTCTGTCCGAACGAAGCAGAAGATGGCTCTAAGGGATGTCAATCAGTTGGGTGAATCAACGCAGATTAATCATCAACAGCAAGCAATGGCCATGCAAAGAATCAATATGGTGCCAAGAGTTAGCCCTCAACCAACACCTAAGGTGTCGCAAAGAGTTGACCCTCCAGTCAGAAATGTGCAGCAAAGGGTTAACGTTGAAAGAGACACTCCTCAGGTTCCTGTAAACCTGTTGAAAAAGGAGACAACTGCCGCCCCACTTGGCCAGTCTGGTGTGGAGCAACCTGCCCTGCTACACAAGGCAATGGTTCCTTTGGAGCCACCCGTTGTCAACCAGCAGCAACAGATTGCCCCCCTTCCTGAAGACCATCTTTGCTCCATCAGAATGACCTTATTACCAGCCTCAGCGAAACAGGTGCAGAGGCCCAGCTCTGACAGGAAGAGCCGCAAGGCCGAGAGGAAAGAGAGGGAGTTTGCAGATCTCTTTGTCACCTGGAAACCTTCGCCTATACAGatggaggatgatatggacgtTGGTGACCAGGACTGGCTATTCAGTCGTGGCGCGACGCCCGGAAGCAACTGTGCTCCCTTCGATGGATCAGTCCGGTGCCAAACGGCTGAGCAGCTGTTCTCGATGCAACCCAGAGCAGTTCATCTCCCGGATCTTCACATGTACCAGCTGCCGTATGTCGTGCCATTTTAG